GGCGCAACTTACGGACCTTCTCCAGCATTTCCGGCATGAACTTTTGCCCACCGAAGCCAGGCTCCACAGACATCACGAGCACCTCATCGAAATGGTGCAGCTTATCCAACCACGGCGCGATGGCGGTGTCTGGCTTGATGGAAAAGGCCGCACGCACGCCCAAATCGCGGATGCGCTGGGCCAAGTCCACTGCCGCCTGGTCATCGACGACGGCCTCCACGTGGAAGATAATCGTATGTGCGCCCGCCTTGGCATAGGTCTCCACCCACTTTTCGGGTTCCTCGATCATGAGGTGGACATCTAGTGGCTTATCGGTGCTGCGATGGACCGTGGCCGTGATATCTGGGCCGAAGGACAGGTTGGGCACAAAGTGCCCATCCATAATGTCCACATGGACCCAGTCTGCGGTATCAATCGCCGCTAGTTCCTCGCCCAAGCGAGAAAAATCGGCAGCCAGGATGGAAGGGGAAATGATCGGTGCGGACATGCCCACCAGTCTATCGCGATTAGTCGGCTGCGCGGCGAAGCGCCGCAAAGAACATGGCGTCGGTACCGTGCCGATGCGGCCACATCTGCACGGATTTCTCATGGCCCACATCGCCCATATCAGGAATGAGAGCATGTGCATCGAGTTCTTCGGCGCCGAGTTCGCGCACGGCGCGGTCAACGATGCCCCGGGTTTCGCGCAGATCTGGCGAACACGTGGAGTAGATAACCACACCACCTGGACGCACCAGGTTTAATGCGGAAGACAAGAGCTCGAATTGCAGCTGGTTGAGCTCAGCAATATCGGCCTCCGACTTGCGCCACCGCGCCTCTGGGCGGCGACGGAGCGCGCCAAGGCCGGAACAAGGGGCGTCGACAAGCACGCGGTCAAAGCCCTCTCCCACGCCGGGATTTCGGCCATCTGCCACACGAACGTCTACGGGCAAGTCGCTCACCGTCTTTTCAATCAGCGCCGCTCGGTGCGGAGATACCTCCACTGCATCAACATGCGCGGAGTCGATGCGGGCAAGCGCCCCCATCAAGGCCGCCTTTCCGCCGGGACCGGCGCAGAGATCCAGCCACCGGCCGGTGTCCTCGCCCTCGAGGGGCGCCTCGCATACCGCGCGAGCAATCAGCTGCGAGCCCTCATCCTGCACGGCCGCCAATCCTTGGCGCACGGGTTCCAATTGGCCGGGGTCACCGGATTCCATGTACACCGCATAAGGGGAATAGCGCCCCTCCTCATTACCGGTCATCAGGGCCAATTCCTCGGCCGAGATTTCCCCGGGGCGCGCCACCAGATGCACCGAAGGTCGATCCGAATCCGCCGCCAGGGCAGCCTCCAACTCCCCAAGGCCCAACACGCGGCTAAACGATTCCGCAATCCAGGTGGGGTGGGCATGCTTAAAGGCGATGCAGGCGATTTCCCCCTGCGGGGCGAGCTTGTCCAGCCAGGTCTTAGCTGGCGTCCGGGTAATGGTGCGCATGATGCCATTAGCAAAGCCCTTGGCCTTGACTTCACCGGCGGCTTCCACCAAGCGAACGGTGGTATCAACCGCCGCGTGTGGCTCCACGCGGGTATAAAGAACTTGATAGGCGCCCAGGCGCAAGGCATCAACCACGGCGGGGGAAATGGCCTCGAGGCCGCGCGAAGAGCACTCTGCGATGACGGCATCAACTACGCCAAGGGTGCGCAGCGTGCCGTAGGTGATTTCGGTGGCGAAGGCGGCATCGCGCCCCTTGAGCTTTTGCTTGCGCAGTGCCTTGGGCAGAATGAGGTTAGCGAAGGCATCGTCCTCGCTTACCCTGCGCACCACGTCGTAAGCGACCGCACGCGGCGCATCCACGCCCGCGGCCAGCGCGGCCTGAATCAGACCGCCTTCCTGGCGCTTGCCGGGACGCTGGCCCTTAGCAGCCTGCCGGCCCCTATGCTGCCCACCGCGGCCGCCACGCTGCTGCCGTTGCGGGCGGCCATCTCGGCCCTTCGCACCAGTGGATTTGTGGGAGTCCTGCGGCTTACCCTCCGGGGACTTATCCCCGGACTTGCTGCGGGAACGGAAACCACCGCTCATTGAAACTTCACCTCGGCATCCTTGCCTAGTCCGCGGGCCCAATCGGCCGCATTCATCATCTTCTTTCCGGGAGGCTGGATTTTACCCAGCTGGACTGGCTGCGTACCGGTACCGATGAACACGGCGTTCTTGGCAATGTGCAGCTGCCCTGGTTCTAGTGCCTGCGGAACCGCCGCCTCATCTTTTAGGCTGACCGGTCCAATCTTCACGCGGGCCTCGTCCCACATGGTCCATGCACCCGGCCCAGGCGTGTGTGCGCGAATGTGCCGATCGATAGCGAAGCCAGGCTGTGACCACTCCACGCGTGCCTGCGCGGTAGAGATTTTCGGCGCATAGGTAGCCTCCCCCTGCTGTGGTTGCGCCTCCAGCTGTCCCGCCGCTAGGCCATCCATGGTGGCCACGAGCAGATCGCCGCCGGAATAGGCAAGGCGCGTCAACAGGTCATCGGCAGTATCGGTGCCTTTAATCTCCTCCGTCACGGTGCCGAGCACCGGGCCCGTATCCAGGCCCTCTTCGATGCGGAAGGTTGATGCGCCGGTCACGTCATCGCCTGCGGCAATGGCAGCCTGCACTGGTGCAGCACCGCGCCATGCCGGAAGCAAGGAAAAGTGCAGGTTTACCCAGCCATGCTGTGGTAGTTCCAGCAAGTCCTTAGTCACCAGATTGCCGTAGGCCACCACCGGAATCGCCTCTGGTTGCAATTCCTTTAAGCGGGAGCGCAGCGCCTGACCGTCCTCCGAGTCAGGGCGCAGGGTGGTCGGGGTCAATACTTCAATGCCATGTTCTTGGGCGAGCGCCTTCACTGGGCTCGGGTGAAGAGTGCGGCCGCGGCCCTTCTTCGCATCTGGGCGAGTAATTACGGCCACCACCTCGTGCGACGAGGCAAGCAGCTTTTCCAAGGCCACAACGGCTGGCTCAGGGGTACCGGCAAAAATGATCCGCATGCGGGGAAACTCTCCTCTTAATATCGTTCAAAATACTAGGCTACAACGCCGCAACGCTGCCGCCACAGCGAGTGGGCTACGAGGCGTTAAACCACTCGGATTCACGGATGGCGCGCATGGCCTCCTTGCGCACTGGCGCCTCTAGGCGTTGTAGGAAGAGCACCCCATCGAGGTGGTCGGTCTCATGCTGGATGCACCGAGCCATCAGTCCTGAGGCCACCATGGACACAGGGCGCCCCTCAATATCCTGGCCAGACACAAAAACCTGGTTGAACCGCGTGGTTTCCGCGCTAATTCCCGGAATGGATAGGCATCCTTCCGGACCTGTTTGCTGCTGCTCCCCCACCGGAGTCCAGGCCGGGTTAACAATCGCCCCACGCAGCCCAGATTGGGTATGCGAGCAGTCATAGACGAAGATTCGCTGCAAAATCCCTACCTGATTAGCCGCTAGCCCAACTCCCCCGGCTTTATCCATGGTCTCGAGCATATCGCTCGCCAGAGCGCGCAGACCGGCATCAAATTTACTAATTTCCTCCGCGCGGCTGCCCAAGACTGGGTCGCCGTAGATACGCAGCTCTCGAAGGGACATGGCAATCACACCTTTCTCATGGCACCGAGACCAAGCCGGCCAGCGGTGACGGCTTCCTCCGTCGAGATTAGCGCATGAGCACCGATGGCCCCGATATGGCTAACCCACGTGGATGGGGTCAACCACGATGCGCAACGGCAGGTCATCCTTGCGGGCGCTGCGCGACGCATTGGCGCTGCGTAAAGTCCGCCCCAATTGGGAACGCGGCCCCAGCGGGGTGCGCACGACCAACCGCTGCGGTGGGCCAAAACGCTGGCTATCGTAGTCACCAGGCAGGCTCTGCCCCGGCGGAAGGGGAACTGGGCCTAATACCTCCGCGTGGTCTGGAAGATCCACAAGCTCGGCAAAGCCATCTAGGGATGCATCCGCACCGTCGATGGCAGCAAAATGCACCGCGGGTGGGAAGCGCACTTCGCGCCGGGCAGCAAGCTCTGCCGCGGCCGCGCCCACCATATCCCAACGCAGGAAATGCTGGACTACGGTGAGCGACTCATCGGCGGCCAGGATTACTCGACCACCCTTGAAATGCGGCTGCACCAAGGTAGCCGCCTGCGCCCACTTCGCTAGGGTGTCCTCCGTGGCACGCAGGTCTTGCCGGTTGAGCAATGCTCCGGCATCCAAGAGCAACGCCGCGCCATAGGCACCATCTTTTACTGTCGGTTCAGCGCCAGGGGTGGCAATGACCAGCGCCGGCGCATTGTCCACCGCATCGAGCACCTTGTTTCCGCCCGAGACCACCACCCGCGTATTGGGAAACGCCCGGCCCATTTCTTCCGCAGTGCGCTCCGAGCCCAACACGATGGCTCGCAGGCGTGGGGACCCGCATTCGGTGCACCGATGCCGTGCCTCAATGCGACCACACCAGCGGCAGGTAGGCATTCCCGCTTCGTCCGAGCCCGCGCTTGCCGACGCCCCCTTGGGCGGCAGCCCCAATGGCCCATTGCAACGCCGGCAGCGAGCCGGCGCTCGGCACTGGCCACAGGCCAAAATGGGCGCATAGCCCTTGCGCGGTACCTGCACCAGCACCGGCTCTCCCCTATCCAGCGCCTGGTGGGCGGCTTGGAAGGCCTGCGCTTGTACTTTGGTGGTGCCGCCGTGGAGGTCACGGGCGATAGACAGACCGGACGACCCCACCGCCTCGATAGCCGGGCACCGCGCCGTTATGGTTTGCTCTTTGGCCACCACATCGTGCGCCCATCCTGATTCCACGAGCAGCTGTGTCTCCGCCGTCCGCGAGTGGTTGGCCAAAACCATGCTGCAGCCTTCGAAAGCTGAGCGGGTGGTGAGCACTTCCCTCGCATGGACATAGGGCTTGAGGTTGTCGACCAAATTATCATTGCCGTCATCAAGGATCACCGCCAGTTGCAGGTCTTTGACTGGGGCAAAGGCAGCGGACCTGGTGCCAATGACCACGCGGGCTTGGCCCACTAGCGCGGAGAGATAACGGCGGTAGCGCGCCTGCGGGCCCATGCTATTAGTCAGCACCGTTATCTGCTTTGCCCCAAGTACCTGTCGCAGCGCGGCCTCTACAGCATCGACGCTCTTCTGGTCCGGGGCGACGAGGAGAACTCCCCCTCCGCCAAGCGCCACTTTGGCAGCGAGGGCAGCCAGCGCATGTGCCCAATCATCGCCCGGGGCGATTTGCCAGGCGGCACGGGCGAGCTTGCCACCCAGAATCGAGTCAACGAAAGCCTCGCCATGTTGATAGGCCGACCATCCTGATAGGTCGGGCTCGCTCGTGGTGCCGAGCTCCTCCCACGGGGTTTCTAGGTCGGATTCCTCCGCCTTGGCGTGCCGCGGCGGGATGGCGGAGCGAATAATGTCTGAGCGCACGCCGCCGTAGCGGTCTGCCAGGGCGTCGACAAGCCGGGCCAACTGCGGCGGATAAACCTGGAAGGGTGAGATAATGCGCTCGATAAAGCGCAGGTTGCCGCCAAATTCGGAGTCATGCCGGCGTTCTAAAACAATCGCATCCACCAAGCGCCCATTGAAGCGGATGCGCACCTTAATCCCCGGTTGGACTTCTTCTGAGTCTGCCTCTTCTACGAGGTAATCAAATCCCCGGTCTAGGTGCGCAACCCCCAAAAGAGGCAACACCCGCGCAACCGGCTTCCGGGTGGCGGGTGTTTTCTTAGGCATAGGCCTCGATTCTACAGACCAGCGGCAGCACGCAATGCTTCCACTCGGTTCAACTGCTCCCACGGCAGCTCAACGTCGGTGCGGCCAAAGTGACCGTAGGCGGCAGTTTGCGCATAGATGGGGCGCAACAGGTCGAGCTCGCGAATGATAGCGGCCGGGCGCAGGTCAAATACCTGATTCACCGCAGCCTGGATATTCGCATCACTCAGGCCTTCCTTAGCGGTACCGAAGGTCTCCACGTACAGACCCACCGGCTTTGCGCGGCCGATTGCATAAGCCACCTGGACTTCAGCGCGATCTGCCAAGCCCGCGGCGACGATATTCTTAGCCACCCAGCGCATGGCATAAGCAGCGGAACGGTCCACCTTGCTCGGGTCCTTGCCAGAGAACGCGCCGCCGCCGTGGCGAGCCATACCGCCGTAAGTATCGACGATGATCTTGCGGCCGGTAAGTCCGGCATCTCCCATCGGTCCGCCAAGGATGAAGGAACCGGAAGGGTTGACCAACAAGGTCGTGTCTTCGGTGTAGTACTTCTCCAAGCCGGCGTCCTTGATAACCCATTCAAGGACCTTGCTGCGCAAGGGGCCTTCCAACCAAGCGCTATCGACCTCGGCATCGTGCTGCGTGGAAATCACCACGGTATCCAGGTGGGACGGCTCATTGTCATCGGTGTAGGCAAAGGTCACCTGGGTCTTGCCATCCGGTCGGAGGTGATCGACGATGCCTTCCTTGCGTACCTGCGTCAGGCGGCGGGACAGGCGGTGCGCCAAAGCGATGGGCAGTGGCATGTACTCAGCAGTCTCATTGGAGGCGTAGCCGAACATCAGGCCCTGGTCGCCGGCACCGGCGGTATCGTTTTCGGCGTCATAGTCCTCGTCATGGGCGCGGGCCTCAGTGGAGTTGTCCACTCCGGCGCCAATTTCCTGGGACTGCTCGCCGATGGCGATATTCACACCGCAAGTGTTGCCATCAAAGCCGACTTCGGAAGAAGTAAAGCCGATGGACTTAAGGGTGTCGCGCACCAGCGCCGGGATTTCTACGTATGCCTCGGTGCGAACCTCGCCCACCACGTGGACCTGGCCGGTGGTTACCAACGTCTCGACGGCGACGCGGGATGCTGGGTCCTTTTCCAGCAGGGCATCAAGGATGGCGTCAGAAATGGCGTCACAAATCTTATCGGGATGGCCTTCTGTCACGGACTCGCTGGTAAAAAGACGAGTTGCCACTGCAGCGTTATCAGTCACAAAAACTTCCTTCGCTCTCACTGTTGATTCGATGCTGTGGGTTTTCTACGCCCAAGCCTAATACCTCGCAATCCTAGACCAAGCGGTCTATAAACGCAATTTTAGTTGTCTACACCTGAAACATTTCATTCACAGCCAAAAGAATCTGAGCGGCGACAACCTGCTTCGAGCCATGCTCCACACGTTGTGGCGCGCAATCCGGACGTAAAATCCACCCTTCATTGGACTTTTGACCAAAGGTTTTTCCGCGCCCGACCTCATTGGCCATGAGCACGTCGCAGCCCTTACGCGCAAACTTTTCCTGGGCATAGTCCAAGGCGGACTTCTGGGCATCGCCAGTTTCGGCGGCGAACCCTACAATTACGCATTCGGCAGGGATTTCCGAGCGCTCGCGCGCAGCGACGAGCCCTTTGAGTACATCGGGGTTTTCCACCAGATGGAGCGTCGAGAGCGCATCGTCTGCCTGCCCCTTCTTCATCTTTGACTCGGCGACCTCCGCGGGACGGAAGTCAGAAACCGCGGCGGCCATGATCACCACGTCCGCGTTGCGGGACTCCTCGCGCATGGCATCCTCCAACTCACGGGTGGAGACAATGTGCCGGAGTTTCGCGCCACTTGGTACAGGAAGCTGGGCGGTATTACCCGCCACG
The nucleotide sequence above comes from Corynebacterium tuberculostearicum. Encoded proteins:
- the rpe gene encoding ribulose-phosphate 3-epimerase, yielding MSAPIISPSILAADFSRLGEELAAIDTADWVHVDIMDGHFVPNLSFGPDITATVHRSTDKPLDVHLMIEEPEKWVETYAKAGAHTIIFHVEAVVDDQAAVDLAQRIRDLGVRAAFSIKPDTAIAPWLDKLHHFDEVLVMSVEPGFGGQKFMPEMLEKVRKLRRSIDEQGLDTVIEIDGGISRETIGAAAEAGCDAFVAGSAVFKSDDPAGVVKQLRDLADGA
- a CDS encoding RsmB/NOP family class I SAM-dependent RNA methyltransferase, with protein sequence MSGGFRSRSKSGDKSPEGKPQDSHKSTGAKGRDGRPQRQQRGGRGGQHRGRQAAKGQRPGKRQEGGLIQAALAAGVDAPRAVAYDVVRRVSEDDAFANLILPKALRKQKLKGRDAAFATEITYGTLRTLGVVDAVIAECSSRGLEAISPAVVDALRLGAYQVLYTRVEPHAAVDTTVRLVEAAGEVKAKGFANGIMRTITRTPAKTWLDKLAPQGEIACIAFKHAHPTWIAESFSRVLGLGELEAALAADSDRPSVHLVARPGEISAEELALMTGNEEGRYSPYAVYMESGDPGQLEPVRQGLAAVQDEGSQLIARAVCEAPLEGEDTGRWLDLCAGPGGKAALMGALARIDSAHVDAVEVSPHRAALIEKTVSDLPVDVRVADGRNPGVGEGFDRVLVDAPCSGLGALRRRPEARWRKSEADIAELNQLQFELLSSALNLVRPGGVVIYSTCSPDLRETRGIVDRAVRELGAEELDAHALIPDMGDVGHEKSVQMWPHRHGTDAMFFAALRRAAD
- the fmt gene encoding methionyl-tRNA formyltransferase encodes the protein MRIIFAGTPEPAVVALEKLLASSHEVVAVITRPDAKKGRGRTLHPSPVKALAQEHGIEVLTPTTLRPDSEDGQALRSRLKELQPEAIPVVAYGNLVTKDLLELPQHGWVNLHFSLLPAWRGAAPVQAAIAAGDDVTGASTFRIEEGLDTGPVLGTVTEEIKGTDTADDLLTRLAYSGGDLLVATMDGLAAGQLEAQPQQGEATYAPKISTAQARVEWSQPGFAIDRHIRAHTPGPGAWTMWDEARVKIGPVSLKDEAAVPQALEPGQLHIAKNAVFIGTGTQPVQLGKIQPPGKKMMNAADWARGLGKDAEVKFQ
- the def gene encoding peptide deformylase, with amino-acid sequence MSLRELRIYGDPVLGSRAEEISKFDAGLRALASDMLETMDKAGGVGLAANQVGILQRIFVYDCSHTQSGLRGAIVNPAWTPVGEQQQTGPEGCLSIPGISAETTRFNQVFVSGQDIEGRPVSMVASGLMARCIQHETDHLDGVLFLQRLEAPVRKEAMRAIRESEWFNAS
- a CDS encoding primosomal protein N' → MPKKTPATRKPVARVLPLLGVAHLDRGFDYLVEEADSEEVQPGIKVRIRFNGRLVDAIVLERRHDSEFGGNLRFIERIISPFQVYPPQLARLVDALADRYGGVRSDIIRSAIPPRHAKAEESDLETPWEELGTTSEPDLSGWSAYQHGEAFVDSILGGKLARAAWQIAPGDDWAHALAALAAKVALGGGGVLLVAPDQKSVDAVEAALRQVLGAKQITVLTNSMGPQARYRRYLSALVGQARVVIGTRSAAFAPVKDLQLAVILDDGNDNLVDNLKPYVHAREVLTTRSAFEGCSMVLANHSRTAETQLLVESGWAHDVVAKEQTITARCPAIEAVGSSGLSIARDLHGGTTKVQAQAFQAAHQALDRGEPVLVQVPRKGYAPILACGQCRAPARCRRCNGPLGLPPKGASASAGSDEAGMPTCRWCGRIEARHRCTECGSPRLRAIVLGSERTAEEMGRAFPNTRVVVSGGNKVLDAVDNAPALVIATPGAEPTVKDGAYGAALLLDAGALLNRQDLRATEDTLAKWAQAATLVQPHFKGGRVILAADESLTVVQHFLRWDMVGAAAAELAARREVRFPPAVHFAAIDGADASLDGFAELVDLPDHAEVLGPVPLPPGQSLPGDYDSQRFGPPQRLVVRTPLGPRSQLGRTLRSANASRSARKDDLPLRIVVDPIHVG
- the metK gene encoding methionine adenosyltransferase, whose product is MTDNAAVATRLFTSESVTEGHPDKICDAISDAILDALLEKDPASRVAVETLVTTGQVHVVGEVRTEAYVEIPALVRDTLKSIGFTSSEVGFDGNTCGVNIAIGEQSQEIGAGVDNSTEARAHDEDYDAENDTAGAGDQGLMFGYASNETAEYMPLPIALAHRLSRRLTQVRKEGIVDHLRPDGKTQVTFAYTDDNEPSHLDTVVISTQHDAEVDSAWLEGPLRSKVLEWVIKDAGLEKYYTEDTTLLVNPSGSFILGGPMGDAGLTGRKIIVDTYGGMARHGGGAFSGKDPSKVDRSAAYAMRWVAKNIVAAGLADRAEVQVAYAIGRAKPVGLYVETFGTAKEGLSDANIQAAVNQVFDLRPAAIIRELDLLRPIYAQTAAYGHFGRTDVELPWEQLNRVEALRAAAGL